In one window of Camelina sativa cultivar DH55 chromosome 15, Cs, whole genome shotgun sequence DNA:
- the LOC104744867 gene encoding ubiquitin-like-specific protease 1A, which produces MSNHKRSGGGLNPFENSSLFSLLRSSRVMAPGNYRYYPEVKSPLRRQVHGPSRILKSGLSPMPRQIGRSTRQVSGNGFGASFLTRNYDLFKSNALDLPLPYRTDREVIDVDDECRDLEMISSDTSMESVENVAMEVDEKAEMGNGFVNLKNGSLMVDDGSQANSSFVLNRPVTDVTSYEAYIKVVKSAENRTSKLKARGFGDSLKERGRALLRSLFPSFSFWRQEKEPVEDIRREAFLPLSREEERAVKRAFLANDSTILVAHENSNIDITGKILRCLKPGEWLNDEVINLYMVLLKEREAREPKKFLKCHFFNTFFFTKLVNSGTGYNYGAVRRWTSMKRLGYHLKDCDKIFIPIHKNIHWTLAVINIKDRKFQYLDSFKGREPNILDALARYFVDEVIDKSEIDLDVSGWRQEFVQDLPMQRNGYDCGMFMLKYIDFYSRGLDLCFTQEQMPYFRDRTAKEILQLKAE; this is translated from the exons ATGAGTAACCACAAACGCAGCGGTGGTGGTTTAAACCCTTTTGAAAACTCCAGTCTCTTCAGCTTATTACGTTCATCAAGAGTCATGGCTCCTGGAAATTACCGTTATTACCCAGAAGTGAAATCTCCGTTACGGAGACAAGTTCATGGGCCTTCGCGGATTCTGAAGAGCGGTCTCTCTCCTATGCCGAGACAGATAGGTCGTAGCACACGGCAGGTTTCTGGTAATGGGTTTGGAGCTTCTTTCCTCACAAGGAACTATGACTTGTTTAAAAGCAATGCACTTGATTTGCCTTTACCTTATAGAACGGATAGAGAAGTGATTGATGTTGACGATGAGTGTAGAGATCTGGAAATGATATCTAGTGATACTAGTATGGAGAGTGTGGAAAACGTGGCTATGGAAGTGGATGAGAAGGCTGAGATGGGGAATGGATTTGTTAATCTGAAAAATGGGAGCTTGATGGTGGATGATGGTTCTCAAGCTAATAGTTCATTTGTTTTGAATCGCCCTGTGACTGATGTTACGAGTTATGAAGCATACATAAAGGTTGTCAAGAGTGCTGAGAACCGGACTTCTAAACTGAAAGCCAGAGGCTTTGGTGATTCTCTGAAAGAGAGAGGCCGTGCTTTACTGCGAAgcttgtttccttctttttcgttttggagacaagaaaaagaaccagTAGAG GATATACGACGTGAAGCATTTCTGCCACTTTCTAGAGAGGAGGAGAGAGCAGTCAAACGTGCATTTTTAGCTAATGACTC GACCATCTTGGTTGCACATGAGAACTCGAATATTGACATTACAGGGAAAATCCTGAGGTGTCTTAAACCAGGTGAATGGTTGAACGATGAG GTCATTAATCTTTATATGGTATTGCTGAAAGAAAGGGAAGCTAGAGAACCaaagaagtttctaaaatgTCATTTTTTCAATACATTTTTCTTCACTAAG TTAGTTAATTCGGGGACTGGATACAACTACGGCGCAGTCAGGAGATGGACTTCAATGAAGAGGTTGGGCTACCATCTTAAAGACTGTGACAAG ATATTTATCCCTATCCATAAGAACATCCACTGGACTTTGGCGGTAATAAATATAAAGGACCGGAAATTCCAGTATCTCGACTCATTCAAAGGAAGGGAGCCTAATATACTCGATGCACTG GCTAGATATTTTGTGGATGAAGTTATTGACAAGAGTGAAATAGACCTTGATGTAAGTGGATGGAGACAAGAATTTGTCCAGGACCTTCCAATGCAGAGAAATGG ATACGATTGTGGAATGTTTATGCTGAAATACATAGACTTCTACAGCAGAGGTCTAGATCTTTGTTTCACTCAG GAACAAATGCCATATTTCAGGGATAGGACAGCGAAGGAGATTCTGCAACTGAAAGCTGAGTGA
- the LOC104744866 gene encoding uncharacterized protein LOC104744866 produces MYQDRQGVVGGGGGGGGGSAPHGIILAVVVALVVLVPFFIGDGGEAITDAIAELLSPVGLLLLPIVLLLVIQFLSSERGSFVSAIFSTGEPESIHRVSGSPVGVALFLVLILFLLYNRFSIFGGNDDSDD; encoded by the coding sequence ATGTATCAAGATCGACAAGGAGTtgtaggaggaggaggcggtggcGGGGGCGGATCTGCGCCACACGGAATCATACTCGCCGTCGTCGTTGCATTGGTTGTACTCGTTCCGTTCTTCATCGGAGACGGTGGTGAAGCCATTACAGATGCGATCGCGGAGCTTCTAAGTCCGGTGGGACTTCTCTTGCTTCCCATCGTCCTTCTCCTCGTCATCCAGTTTCTCTCGTCGGAACGTGGTTCTTTTGTATCGGCCATTTTCTCCACCGGAGAACCTGAGTCGATTCACCGTGTTAGTGGATCTCCCGTTGGTGTTGCTCTGTTCCTCGTACTGATCTTGTTCTTACTCTACAACCGCTTCTCCATCTTCGGCGGAAACGATGACTCCGATGACTGA